CGGACATGCGGACCGCGTCGCCCCGGCTCTGGGAGGATGAGGGCGAAACGAAACGGGAGCAGCCCACATGGATTTCATCTGGACTCTGGTGGCCACCTTCGTCGGCGCGGCACTCGCGCTCGGCGCCGATCGCCTCGGCAAGTGGAGCGATGCCAAGCGCACGGAGCGAGCAGCCATAGACAATCTGCTGATCGACCTGGCTGCGAAGCGGGCGTTCGCGTCCGACACGCTCGATGAGCCGTGGTCGGAGGGGTCGCCGGAGCGCATCCTCGCGTCGGTGAATCATGTTCGTTCGCAGATCCGAGAGGCTCGGATGCAGCTGCGCCCGGGGTCGAAGTACCTCGATCCCGTGCGGCGGATGACGCGGGCGTGCGCGACCTTCATGTCGCAGTCAGAGCAGCGCGCCGGCATCCCGAGCAAAGAGGATCTGCGCGAGCTCGCCGCAGCGATGAGCCATGAGGCGAGGCGCATCCGCAAGATCGGAGGCGCCGGCATCATTCAGGATGCCCCGGGTGCCTTCAGCCTGGCCCGACCGCTCGAGCGCGGCCCTCGCGATGAGTAGCCTTCTGCTGGTCATCGAGCGGCACTTCGACCCGCTTGGTCGATGAGCGAGCGCCAGCCAGACGAAACGCTTCCCGCTTCTCAGCGCCCCAGTCGCTCGTCGAGCCAGTCCAGCATCCGCTCTGCCGTCAATCTGCGGGCCAGCGGCTGACAGTGCAGGTCGGCGCCCTCGGCGGCGGTGAACCGGATGAGGGTCGACAGGTCGGGGGCGAGCGCGGCGAGCTGCTCGGACTGACCGGGCCAGAACTGCTCGCCTTCGGGCGAGAGGATCGCGAGCGGGGTGACGATCTGCTTCGCGACGTCGACGACCGTGTACTTCTGGACCTCCTTGATCGTCTCGCCGTAGCCGGTGGTGCCGTAGGGCCGTGCGCGGAACCGCCAGGTGCGGGCGGTCTCGGGCGAGAACTTCATGGCCAGCGCCATCTCCTTGTCGAACTTCTCGAGGTCTCCCTCGTCGAGCAGTTTCGTCAGGCTCTTCGGCAGGTGGCTGGTCCACGAGGTGGAGACGTCGACGACACCCGGATCGGTGATCGCGGCGGCGAACCGGTGCTCGAAGGCGAGGGCGCGGGCCACCCAGTAGCCGCCCTGGCTGATGCCGTAGACCGCGATCGACATGGCATCGACGCCGTCGAGGCCGGCGACGAAGTCGAAGACCGGGGTGAGCACGTGCTCCCAGTCGGGGCGGAAGGACACGCTGCGCTCGAACAGCTCGGACTGCTGGCCGGGCCCGTCGAAGACCAGCACGTTGTAGCCGCGGTCGAGGGCCGGTGCGACGCACGACGCCCACAGCGCGGCGAGCGAGCCGTCGCTGCCGTTGACCGCGACGATGGTCGGTGCTCCGCTGGCCTCGGACCGGCGGAAGAACCAGCCGGGAAGCGTCCCGCCCTCATACGGGATGCTGACCTCGTCGACGTCCGCAGAGGTGTGGGCGATGAAGCCCTTCCACGCGGTCTGCTGCTTGGCGAAGGTGGGAGCGAGGTCGTCGGTGTTCTCGAGGGCGCTGATCGCGTTGACGGCGACGCCGTAATAGGTGGAGGCACGCAGGAACGCGCCCGCGGCCGTGGCCTTGCGCCCTGCGGCGACGGCGGTCTGCGCCGTGGCGAGGCTGCGCTCGGCGAGGTCGAGCCAAGCCTTGTACCAGCCGTCGTGGTCGTTCTTCTTGATGCCGACTGTGGCGGCGAGCACCTCGCCGGGCTCGCCTGCTCCGTACACGCCCTGCCCGATGACACCGCGGATCTCGTAGTCGAAGTCCAGGTTGTCCGAGAACGGACGGATGCCGGTCGGCGCGTGGTGGAACGGATTCTCGAGGTGCGCGTTCATGGGTTTCGCCTTTCCGTGGGGAGGGGACGCGAGGCGCAGATGGCGGTAGTCAAGCAGATTCGTGTGAAGCGGTGGGGGTGACTTTTCGCGCGAAAGGCGGGATCGTGGTCTGGCGGGACAACCGAGGTCGACGGGAACGCCGAGTTGGTGCACGGCGACGGGGGCGATGGGGTGGGGAGGCGTTCGCCGCGGCGGCCCCGATCGTCGGCGAACTCACCATCGATGGTCCGCCGCAGTGATTCGCATCTACGAGGCGCACACCGCTCTCGTGGCTCGCACATGCGCGGAGCAGCCCAAAGCCCCCGGGTGCTAGCTGCGCGCGAGCAGCCCTTCGACGTCGCGAACCCAGGTGAGATTCGAGCTGTCGCGGAATGACATCCCGACGATGCGGCGCTTGCGCGACTTGGTCACCGGGCGGATCTCGTCGTCGAAGGAACGCAGCCGCGACGCGAACTCCCACGCGTAGGCCTCGTCGCTCTCGCCGAGGTAGTAGGCGCCGGGAGGAAGGATCGTGAGCTGGATCGGACGCCGTTCACTCTCGTACGCATCGGTGACGCGCACCTCGACGTCGTAGATCGCCTGCTCGGAGGAGTTCACCACCACGACTCCGTAGGTCGTCTGCTCCTCGCCGATGCGGGACGCGACCCAGGCGAACACCTTGCTCGCCTGCGACTGCATCTCGCGCGCGGTCGCGGCTTCGTCTCGCTTGGCTTCGATGCCGAAGAGACGACCTGCGTGTTTCGCGCCGAGGATCGCGGCGAAGAGCGCGCCGATGGCGGTC
This genomic interval from Microbacterium sp. LWH11-1.2 contains the following:
- a CDS encoding alpha/beta fold hydrolase, encoding MNAHLENPFHHAPTGIRPFSDNLDFDYEIRGVIGQGVYGAGEPGEVLAATVGIKKNDHDGWYKAWLDLAERSLATAQTAVAAGRKATAAGAFLRASTYYGVAVNAISALENTDDLAPTFAKQQTAWKGFIAHTSADVDEVSIPYEGGTLPGWFFRRSEASGAPTIVAVNGSDGSLAALWASCVAPALDRGYNVLVFDGPGQQSELFERSVSFRPDWEHVLTPVFDFVAGLDGVDAMSIAVYGISQGGYWVARALAFEHRFAAAITDPGVVDVSTSWTSHLPKSLTKLLDEGDLEKFDKEMALAMKFSPETARTWRFRARPYGTTGYGETIKEVQKYTVVDVAKQIVTPLAILSPEGEQFWPGQSEQLAALAPDLSTLIRFTAAEGADLHCQPLARRLTAERMLDWLDERLGR